Proteins encoded together in one Riemerella anatipestifer window:
- the rsmG gene encoding 16S rRNA (guanine(527)-N(7))-methyltransferase RsmG, with protein MMKNLILKYFPELTEQQQYQFDLLEPLYKEWNEKINVISRKDMDSLYEKHVLHSLGIAKVMPFSEGTKVLDIGTGGGFPGIPLAIMFPEVEFTLIDSIGKKIKVVQAVSEALELKNLTAIHGRAEKLKDKYHFVVSRAVTQMPVFLRWLKGKFEKEQFNPKHNGVLYLKGGNLAEELAGLKCEIFNLKNYFEEEFFDTKKVVYLSKGNFNS; from the coding sequence ATGATGAAGAATCTGATATTAAAATATTTCCCAGAACTTACTGAGCAACAGCAATATCAGTTTGATTTGTTAGAACCTCTCTATAAAGAGTGGAACGAAAAAATAAATGTAATTTCTAGGAAAGATATGGACAGCCTCTATGAAAAACATGTATTACACTCTTTAGGTATTGCTAAGGTAATGCCTTTTTCTGAAGGAACAAAAGTTCTAGATATTGGCACTGGCGGTGGATTTCCAGGGATACCTTTGGCAATAATGTTTCCAGAGGTAGAATTTACCTTAATAGATTCTATTGGGAAGAAAATAAAAGTAGTACAGGCGGTATCGGAGGCATTGGAACTGAAGAATTTAACAGCTATACACGGAAGAGCCGAAAAACTGAAAGATAAATACCATTTTGTAGTTAGCAGGGCGGTTACGCAGATGCCTGTATTTTTGCGATGGTTAAAAGGAAAGTTTGAAAAAGAACAATTTAATCCTAAACATAATGGAGTACTTTATCTAAAAGGCGGCAATTTAGCGGAGGAATTGGCAGGACTTAAATGCGAGATTTTCAATCTTAAAAATTATTTTGAAGAAGAATTTTTTGATACCAAAAAAGTAGTGTATCTCTCTAAAGGTAACTTTAATTCATAG
- a CDS encoding PD-(D/E)XK nuclease family protein, protein MNFLNKIVDELLEQSSDLSRFNIVLPGKRPVVFIKDILKNQKKYSGLLPQFSTIEELIKDISSYQEIKGISLWLFAYNVYRQLFSAEDFGQFLKWFPTLLKDWDDILKFSDSDEAVLEYMFDEERIKNWGETLGEEDNARQRNLNFWQKMTTFLPLLKKELKVKQWATSGMLHQEAKSKVKLFAEQTSEQYVFCGFNAFTPVEELLVRQLLQWDKAQCFFQADEYYIKDKRQEAGQFLRRYIDWAEFNDYRNFSWVENQFSQPKNINVYEVSGNVTQTQVIPKIFKDYKESDYSKTALVLLDENLLPACLEVLSEVPKVNITMGLPLKNLSFSNAMKQIFYLHKQLEKKSSTYYHHDVVGILETLPTDVQEDKIIRAFVNYISEHNIVYVSYSLLKEYLGGLNFFNIFEKKGVKELLEILIDFCYQLKYKPIDDIQYENISYFEKSFKIVKNQLEPYQFEVSIEDLEVLVNQMVSAESVDFQGEPLSGLQVMGLLETRLLNFENIILLSTNEGKLPLGNSQNTYLPFDVRKNFGLNTFLENDGIYAYHFYRLLQDAHHIHLLYNALSSGVNTGEKSRFITQIEMESPHQVQKIMVENESQPVEVLPMVVSKTPQVMERLKEWQHNIAASHLTTYLYNPIDFYAKVVLKIKETSEIEEELSLRNYGNLVHYALEFLYGKLKGKILTPQDLEWAITQIDESVEFAIKTLKHQPEFYERGMNFVHQQMAKKVIGDVLKLDLELVSSGNTLEILDLEKEIKDVKFKVSDELEVAFKGFIDRIDRLNGNLRVIDYKTAKTKNLRLKISDKNRETLLKNKDYKQALQLCIYAYAMGQLSEFLGKDISCGIWSFAEVSRGVQMLEIDGDLSDAMASISSIITEILNPDIDFEESV, encoded by the coding sequence ATGAATTTCCTTAATAAAATTGTAGATGAATTATTAGAACAGTCATCGGATTTATCTCGGTTTAACATCGTTTTACCAGGTAAAAGACCAGTGGTATTTATTAAGGATATTCTAAAAAATCAAAAAAAGTATTCGGGGCTACTTCCTCAATTTTCTACCATTGAGGAACTTATTAAAGATATTTCTAGCTATCAAGAAATCAAAGGGATTTCCTTATGGTTGTTTGCTTATAATGTTTACAGGCAGCTATTTTCAGCAGAGGATTTTGGTCAGTTTTTAAAATGGTTTCCAACATTATTGAAGGATTGGGACGATATTTTAAAGTTTTCTGATTCTGATGAGGCAGTGTTGGAATATATGTTTGATGAGGAACGTATTAAAAATTGGGGAGAAACTTTAGGAGAAGAAGACAATGCAAGGCAAAGGAATCTCAACTTTTGGCAAAAAATGACCACCTTTTTACCATTGCTAAAAAAAGAGCTTAAAGTTAAGCAATGGGCAACCTCTGGAATGCTTCATCAGGAAGCCAAATCTAAAGTTAAATTATTTGCAGAGCAGACATCGGAGCAATATGTTTTTTGTGGTTTTAATGCCTTTACGCCGGTTGAAGAATTGTTGGTAAGGCAGTTGTTACAATGGGACAAGGCACAATGTTTTTTCCAAGCGGACGAGTACTATATTAAAGATAAAAGGCAAGAAGCAGGGCAGTTTTTAAGGCGTTATATAGATTGGGCGGAGTTTAATGATTACAGAAACTTTAGTTGGGTAGAGAATCAGTTTTCTCAACCTAAAAATATCAATGTTTACGAGGTTTCGGGCAATGTTACCCAAACACAGGTGATTCCTAAAATATTCAAAGATTATAAAGAGTCAGACTATTCTAAGACAGCGTTGGTCTTGCTAGACGAGAATTTGCTTCCTGCGTGTTTAGAAGTCCTATCAGAAGTGCCTAAAGTTAATATTACGATGGGGCTGCCGCTTAAGAATTTATCTTTTAGCAACGCTATGAAACAGATTTTTTATCTGCACAAACAGCTAGAGAAAAAATCATCAACTTATTATCATCACGATGTCGTGGGGATTTTGGAAACTTTGCCGACCGATGTGCAGGAGGATAAAATCATTAGAGCGTTTGTAAACTACATTTCGGAGCATAATATTGTTTATGTTTCCTACTCTCTTTTAAAAGAATACTTGGGTGGATTGAATTTCTTTAACATCTTTGAAAAAAAAGGTGTTAAAGAGTTGCTGGAGATATTGATAGATTTTTGTTATCAGTTGAAATACAAACCTATAGATGATATTCAGTACGAGAATATTTCTTATTTTGAAAAGAGTTTTAAAATCGTTAAAAATCAATTAGAGCCTTACCAATTTGAAGTAAGTATAGAAGATTTAGAGGTTTTGGTTAATCAGATGGTAAGTGCAGAGTCTGTGGATTTTCAAGGCGAACCGTTGTCTGGTTTGCAGGTTATGGGATTGCTGGAAACCAGATTGCTCAATTTTGAAAACATCATTTTGCTTTCTACTAATGAAGGTAAACTTCCGCTGGGGAACTCACAAAATACTTATCTGCCTTTTGATGTAAGAAAGAATTTCGGACTTAATACTTTCTTGGAGAATGATGGTATTTATGCCTATCATTTCTACCGATTGTTGCAGGACGCTCATCATATCCATTTACTTTATAATGCCTTGTCTTCAGGCGTTAATACGGGAGAGAAAAGTAGATTTATCACTCAAATAGAAATGGAAAGTCCTCATCAAGTGCAAAAAATTATGGTGGAGAATGAGTCGCAACCCGTAGAGGTGCTTCCGATGGTGGTTTCTAAAACTCCACAAGTAATGGAACGGCTCAAAGAATGGCAACATAATATTGCGGCATCACACCTTACCACTTATCTCTATAATCCTATTGATTTTTATGCTAAAGTGGTTTTAAAAATAAAGGAAACTTCCGAAATAGAGGAGGAGCTTTCCCTTAGAAATTATGGTAATTTAGTGCATTATGCATTGGAGTTTTTATACGGTAAATTAAAAGGAAAGATATTAACTCCGCAGGATTTAGAATGGGCAATTACTCAAATAGATGAAAGTGTTGAGTTTGCAATAAAAACACTGAAACATCAGCCCGAATTTTACGAAAGAGGTATGAATTTCGTGCATCAACAGATGGCTAAAAAAGTTATAGGAGATGTTTTAAAGTTAGATTTAGAGCTGGTTTCCAGTGGAAATACCTTAGAAATTCTAGATTTAGAAAAAGAAATCAAAGATGTTAAATTTAAGGTTTCAGATGAGTTAGAAGTGGCTTTTAAAGGTTTTATAGATAGGATTGATAGGCTCAACGGAAATCTAAGAGTGATAGATTATAAAACGGCTAAAACTAAAAATCTAAGGCTGAAAATTTCTGATAAAAATAGGGAAACACTCCTTAAAAATAAAGACTATAAACAAGCACTTCAGCTTTGCATTTATGCCTATGCTATGGGGCAACTTTCCGAGTTTTTGGGTAAGGATATTAGTTGTGGGATATGGAGTTTTGCAGAGGTAAGTCGTGGAGTGCAAATGCTAGAAATAGACGGTGATTTGTCTGATGCTATGGCTTCAATATCAAGTATTATTACAGAAATTCTCAACCCTGATATAGATTTTGAGGAAAGTGTTTAG
- a CDS encoding HAEPLYID family protein, with amino-acid sequence MNFKRIMLLALVLIFGNVFSQNIKNEKDSLYIAEVEDTKEPAKVLHAEPLYIDLIRDLGARKGEKEWNLGLGLTDKLNFDAYEALVEYEWAPIDRLGLEVELPFTFYSPTGNERVQAPSSKLNSLKLALQWSFLVNEEKATTMALGYINELEFSDFGRFGKPLIKGNVYNPFFVVAKRWGNNFHTLVYTGPMIEQSFITNKFHMVYDVHSSFHYMISGTRNFVGVEFNKTFDRGNFDMVMRPQMRLGILEQLMLGVVVGIPVSRENERLSSFLRLIWEPKH; translated from the coding sequence ATGAATTTTAAAAGAATAATGCTATTAGCTTTAGTGCTAATTTTTGGCAATGTGTTTTCTCAAAATATTAAAAATGAAAAAGATAGTCTTTATATAGCAGAGGTGGAAGATACTAAAGAACCAGCCAAAGTTTTACACGCAGAACCTTTGTATATAGATTTGATAAGGGATTTAGGAGCGAGAAAAGGCGAAAAAGAATGGAATTTAGGACTTGGTTTAACAGATAAACTCAATTTTGATGCTTATGAAGCATTGGTAGAGTACGAATGGGCTCCTATTGATAGGTTAGGATTAGAAGTAGAGCTACCGTTTACATTCTATTCTCCTACGGGAAACGAGAGAGTGCAAGCACCGTCTAGTAAACTTAATAGTCTGAAATTGGCTTTACAATGGTCGTTTTTGGTAAACGAAGAGAAAGCGACAACAATGGCTTTAGGCTACATCAACGAGCTAGAGTTTTCAGATTTTGGACGCTTTGGAAAACCTTTAATTAAAGGAAATGTTTACAACCCATTTTTTGTGGTGGCTAAACGATGGGGAAATAATTTCCATACCTTGGTTTATACAGGACCAATGATAGAGCAGAGTTTTATCACCAATAAATTTCATATGGTGTACGATGTACATTCTAGTTTCCATTATATGATTTCGGGGACAAGAAATTTTGTGGGAGTAGAATTTAATAAAACCTTTGATAGAGGTAATTTTGATATGGTCATGCGTCCTCAGATGCGTTTGGGTATTTTGGAGCAGTTGATGTTGGGTGTTGTTGTGGGGATTCCTGTAAGTAGAGAAAATGAACGATTGAGTTCTTTTCTAAGATTGATATGGGAGCCTAAACACTAG
- the dnaN gene encoding DNA polymerase III subunit beta: protein MKFIVASSELQKALQVVSGVISSSQSRPILENYLFELDNQNLKITSSDGETTLVTSLEVMSEDQGKIAVPAKTFQELIKTFGEQPLTFTVKESANEMGALLEILDDRDNYEVALDNAEDYPELPEFDASQSVTIPSGVLAEALVNTLFATSNDTLRPVMTGVLFQFGENEANFVSTDSHRLVVYKRKDIKNSEPIEFIMPKKPLSIFKNILANTEEEVVIEFNENMAKFTFGNHIWICRLIDGKYPNYSAVIPQENPNLLTVNRNLLLSSIRRASILSNKSTNQVRFKLSGNILHLHAEDTEFANKADMQIPCDYKGEDINIGFSSKFLTEMLSVLSSDDVLMRMSQPNRPGILEPIDGLDENEHILMLSMPVIGM, encoded by the coding sequence ATGAAATTTATCGTAGCAAGTAGCGAGTTACAAAAGGCTTTACAAGTGGTAAGTGGTGTGATTTCCAGTTCACAATCACGCCCTATTCTAGAAAACTATTTGTTCGAACTAGATAATCAAAATCTTAAGATTACTTCATCTGATGGGGAAACTACTTTGGTGACTTCTTTGGAGGTAATGTCCGAAGATCAAGGTAAAATAGCAGTTCCTGCGAAGACTTTTCAAGAACTGATAAAGACCTTTGGGGAGCAACCTTTAACTTTTACAGTAAAGGAGTCTGCCAATGAAATGGGGGCTTTACTAGAAATTCTAGATGATAGAGATAACTATGAGGTGGCTCTAGACAATGCAGAGGATTATCCAGAATTACCAGAGTTTGATGCTTCACAAAGTGTTACGATACCTTCAGGGGTATTAGCAGAAGCGTTGGTAAATACTTTGTTTGCTACAAGTAATGATACGCTTCGCCCTGTAATGACGGGAGTTTTATTCCAATTTGGAGAAAATGAGGCTAACTTTGTATCTACAGATTCTCATAGATTGGTAGTTTACAAGAGAAAAGACATTAAAAATAGTGAGCCTATAGAGTTCATTATGCCTAAAAAACCATTGAGTATTTTTAAAAATATTCTAGCCAACACGGAGGAAGAAGTTGTTATTGAGTTTAATGAGAATATGGCTAAATTTACTTTTGGTAATCATATTTGGATTTGTCGTTTAATAGATGGTAAATATCCTAATTACTCTGCGGTAATCCCTCAAGAAAACCCTAATTTGCTTACAGTAAATAGAAATTTACTACTTAGTTCTATTAGAAGAGCATCTATTTTATCTAACAAATCTACTAATCAAGTAAGGTTTAAATTATCAGGGAATATCCTTCATCTACACGCAGAGGATACCGAGTTTGCTAATAAAGCAGATATGCAGATTCCTTGCGACTATAAAGGAGAAGACATCAACATTGGCTTCAGTTCTAAATTTTTAACAGAAATGTTATCAGTTTTGAGTTCTGATGATGTATTGATGAGAATGTCTCAGCCTAACCGTCCAGGTATTTTAGAACCTATAGATGGGTTAGATGAAAACGAACATATTTTAATGCTTTCTATGCCTGTCATAGGAATGTAA
- the pheT gene encoding phenylalanine--tRNA ligase subunit beta: MKISNNWLKNYIKTDLTSEKIGAYLTDIGLEVEGIEIFESVKGSLEGIVVGKVLTCEKHPNADKLKKTTVDVGGEVLEIVCGAPNVEAGQLVPVAVVGTTLYDKEGNSFEIKKAKIRGEVSEGMICAEDELGLGTNHDGIMVLDETHEVGKPFADYFEITKDEVYEIGLTPNRTDAMSHYGVARDLNAFLYASNITETEFEKVSSDIFQPEGEHGFSIEVEDAELCPRYIGAVLDNVKVKPSPEWLKNKLKAIGLNSINNVVDVTNYILHGLGQPLHAFDADKISGQKVVVGVCNSGTKFTTLDGVERTLNGAEIMIKDTSDKPMCIAGVFGGADSGVSDSTTKVFLESAYFNPVSVRKAAKAHGLNTDASFRFERGVDVNAVRIAITKAISLLKEVAEAELVGDLIEVYPEKINPHYVLFRYSKLDQILGVKIHRETVKKILKSLEIEILNEIPDGLELSVPTYRADVTREIDVIEEVLRIYGYNKIDSPQKIAFSPVKLSFEDQDALENTWARLLQSNGFNEVMNNSLTTVKDETNAVKLLNPLSNDLAFMRTSLLEGLLQNAVYNINRKNTDIKFFELGKIYHKFETYKERKQLAMLISGRHQSENWLVPKSSTDFYHLKSYAKLALEVLGITIQEKPLQDVRFSDGLEFVSDGKVLARLGKVAPEYLKSADMEQEAFYAEIEVEACQELRIKGNFKFREIPKFNKIRRDLALLLDKNITYSDLYQEVMKKPSPYLKSVNLFDVYEGKNLPEGKKSYALSFELLNEEKTLEEKEISEIMGGLITLFEKNFNAELRS, translated from the coding sequence ATGAAAATATCAAATAATTGGTTAAAAAACTATATCAAAACCGACTTGACTTCAGAGAAGATAGGAGCTTACCTTACAGATATAGGGCTAGAAGTAGAGGGGATAGAAATTTTTGAAAGTGTAAAAGGAAGTTTAGAGGGTATTGTGGTAGGTAAAGTTTTAACTTGTGAAAAACACCCAAACGCAGATAAACTTAAAAAAACAACCGTAGATGTAGGAGGTGAGGTTTTAGAAATTGTATGTGGAGCACCTAATGTAGAGGCTGGGCAATTAGTACCTGTGGCAGTAGTAGGAACAACGCTTTATGATAAAGAAGGGAATAGTTTTGAAATCAAAAAGGCTAAAATAAGAGGAGAGGTATCCGAAGGAATGATATGTGCTGAAGATGAACTGGGGTTAGGGACTAACCATGATGGAATTATGGTTTTAGATGAAACTCACGAAGTAGGGAAGCCTTTTGCAGATTATTTTGAAATCACTAAAGATGAAGTCTATGAAATAGGGCTAACGCCTAATAGAACAGATGCGATGTCTCACTATGGTGTGGCTAGAGATTTAAATGCTTTTCTGTACGCGTCTAATATCACCGAAACGGAGTTTGAAAAGGTATCGTCTGATATTTTTCAGCCAGAAGGTGAGCATGGATTTTCTATAGAGGTAGAAGATGCAGAGCTTTGCCCTAGATATATAGGAGCTGTTTTAGATAATGTGAAGGTAAAGCCTTCTCCAGAGTGGCTGAAAAATAAACTTAAAGCCATAGGTTTAAATTCTATCAATAATGTGGTAGATGTTACCAACTATATTTTACACGGCTTGGGGCAGCCTCTACATGCGTTTGATGCAGATAAAATTTCTGGACAAAAAGTAGTTGTAGGTGTTTGTAATTCTGGAACTAAATTTACCACTTTAGATGGCGTGGAGCGAACGCTTAACGGTGCAGAAATTATGATAAAAGACACTTCCGATAAGCCAATGTGTATCGCAGGGGTATTTGGTGGAGCAGATTCTGGTGTTTCAGATTCAACGACAAAAGTTTTTTTAGAAAGTGCTTATTTCAATCCAGTATCGGTAAGAAAAGCAGCGAAAGCTCATGGTTTAAATACAGATGCATCTTTCCGTTTTGAAAGAGGTGTAGATGTTAATGCGGTTAGAATAGCCATTACCAAAGCGATAAGCCTTCTTAAAGAAGTGGCAGAAGCAGAACTTGTAGGAGATTTAATAGAAGTTTATCCTGAGAAAATAAATCCGCATTATGTGCTATTTAGATATTCTAAGTTAGACCAAATTCTAGGAGTTAAAATTCACCGTGAAACGGTAAAGAAGATATTAAAATCGCTTGAAATAGAAATTCTTAACGAAATTCCAGACGGTCTAGAGCTTTCTGTGCCGACTTATAGGGCAGATGTTACTAGAGAAATAGATGTAATAGAAGAAGTACTTAGAATCTATGGATATAACAAAATAGATAGTCCTCAGAAGATTGCGTTTTCACCAGTAAAATTGAGTTTTGAAGACCAAGATGCTTTAGAAAATACTTGGGCTAGATTATTACAGTCCAATGGATTTAATGAAGTGATGAACAACTCTCTTACTACGGTAAAAGATGAAACCAATGCGGTTAAATTACTTAACCCATTGAGTAATGATTTGGCATTTATGAGAACTTCTTTATTAGAAGGTTTATTACAGAATGCAGTCTACAATATCAACCGTAAAAATACGGATATTAAGTTTTTTGAGTTAGGTAAAATCTATCATAAATTTGAAACTTATAAAGAAAGAAAGCAACTAGCAATGCTGATTTCTGGTAGACATCAATCTGAAAATTGGCTTGTACCGAAATCTAGTACAGATTTCTATCACTTAAAGTCTTATGCTAAATTAGCGTTAGAAGTTTTAGGTATTACTATTCAGGAGAAACCTTTGCAAGATGTTCGTTTCAGTGATGGGTTAGAATTTGTTTCTGATGGTAAGGTATTGGCAAGGCTAGGTAAGGTAGCACCAGAATATCTTAAATCTGCAGATATGGAGCAGGAGGCCTTTTATGCAGAGATAGAAGTAGAGGCTTGTCAAGAATTGAGGATTAAAGGTAACTTTAAGTTTAGAGAAATACCTAAATTTAATAAGATAAGAAGAGATTTAGCGTTACTTTTAGATAAAAACATCACTTATTCAGATTTATATCAAGAGGTGATGAAGAAGCCGTCGCCGTATCTTAAATCGGTTAATCTGTTTGATGTTTACGAAGGTAAGAATTTGCCAGAGGGTAAGAAATCTTACGCTTTGAGTTTTGAACTTCTTAATGAAGAAAAAACATTAGAAGAAAAAGAAATTTCAGAAATAATGGGAGGGCTAATCACACTCTTTGAGAAAAATTTTAATGCAGAGCTACGCTCGTAA
- a CDS encoding META domain-containing protein gives MKNIILTLGIGLLMFSCATVGNTTTTKSKKNQVSLLSTEWVLAESRLGSSKVPTLTVETEKVSGNSGCNNYFGQLKTDAQTGAFSVENVGSTRMACKDMLVEQNFLKMLEKANRYESDGITLTLYKDQLPLMKFSKK, from the coding sequence ATGAAAAATATAATATTAACATTAGGTATAGGTTTGCTGATGTTTTCTTGTGCCACGGTTGGTAATACAACTACAACTAAGAGTAAAAAGAATCAAGTTAGTCTATTATCAACAGAGTGGGTTTTAGCGGAAAGCAGACTCGGCTCTAGTAAAGTACCTACTTTAACAGTAGAAACAGAGAAAGTATCAGGAAACTCTGGGTGTAACAATTATTTTGGACAGCTTAAAACAGATGCACAAACGGGAGCTTTCTCGGTAGAGAATGTGGGTTCTACTAGAATGGCTTGTAAGGATATGTTGGTGGAACAAAACTTTCTAAAAATGTTGGAAAAAGCCAATAGATACGAAAGTGATGGCATTACTCTTACACTTTACAAAGACCAACTACCACTAATGAAATTTAGTAAGAAGTAG
- a CDS encoding co-chaperone GroES produces the protein MSVNFKPLSDRVLVEPAAAETKTASGIIIPDTAKEKPQEGVVVAVGAGKKDEPMTVKVGDKVLYGKYSGTELKLDGKDYLIVREGDLLGILG, from the coding sequence ATGTCAGTAAATTTTAAACCATTATCAGACAGAGTTTTGGTAGAACCAGCAGCAGCTGAAACTAAAACAGCATCAGGAATTATTATCCCAGATACAGCAAAAGAAAAACCTCAAGAAGGTGTAGTAGTAGCTGTAGGTGCAGGGAAAAAAGATGAGCCTATGACTGTAAAAGTAGGAGATAAAGTGCTTTATGGCAAGTATTCTGGTACAGAACTTAAACTTGATGGTAAAGATTATCTTATCGTAAGAGAAGGAGATCTTTTAGGTATTTTAGGTTAA
- the groL gene encoding chaperonin GroEL (60 kDa chaperone family; promotes refolding of misfolded polypeptides especially under stressful conditions; forms two stacked rings of heptamers to form a barrel-shaped 14mer; ends can be capped by GroES; misfolded proteins enter the barrel where they are refolded when GroES binds), with amino-acid sequence MAKDIKFDIESRDALKRGVDALANAVKVTLGPKGRNVVIEKSFGAPHVTKDGVSVAKEIELEDKVENMGAQMVKEVASKTNDLAGDGTTTATVLAQAIVREGLKNVAAGANPMDLKRGIDKAVSTVIENLKSQSQAVGDSSEKIKQVASISANNDDAIGSLIAEAFGKVGKEGVITVEEAKGTDTTVDVVEGMQFDRGYQSPYFVTNPDKMVAELDNPYILLVEKKISSMKELLPVLEPVAQQGKALLIISEEVEGEALATLVVNKLRGSLKIAAVKAPGFGDRRKAMLEDIAILTGGQVVSEERGFTMDNVTIDMLGRAEKVVIDKDNTTVVNGAGDEAQIKARVNQIKAQMESTTSDYDREKLHERLAKLAGGVAVLYVGAASEVEMKEKKDRVDDALHATRAAVEEGIVAGGGVALVRSIASLENLNGANQDENTGIKIVKRAIEEPLRQIVANAGGEGSVVVAKVSEGKGDFGYNAKTDEYVNMLEAGIIDPTKVTRVALENAASVAGMLLTTECVITELPKEESAMPPMGGGMPGMM; translated from the coding sequence ATGGCAAAAGACATTAAATTTGATATAGAATCAAGAGATGCACTTAAAAGAGGTGTAGATGCATTAGCAAATGCAGTTAAGGTAACTTTAGGACCCAAAGGTAGAAATGTAGTTATAGAAAAGTCTTTCGGTGCTCCACATGTAACTAAAGACGGTGTTTCTGTGGCTAAAGAGATAGAGTTAGAGGACAAAGTAGAGAATATGGGAGCTCAGATGGTAAAAGAAGTAGCTTCTAAAACCAATGATTTGGCAGGAGATGGTACCACTACAGCTACTGTATTAGCACAAGCTATCGTGAGAGAAGGTCTTAAAAATGTGGCTGCTGGAGCTAATCCTATGGATTTAAAAAGGGGGATTGATAAGGCAGTTTCTACTGTAATAGAAAACTTAAAATCTCAATCTCAAGCAGTAGGAGATTCTTCTGAAAAGATTAAGCAAGTAGCTTCTATTTCTGCAAATAACGATGATGCAATAGGTAGTCTTATTGCTGAAGCTTTTGGTAAAGTAGGTAAAGAAGGTGTAATTACTGTTGAGGAGGCTAAAGGTACAGATACTACGGTAGATGTGGTAGAAGGTATGCAGTTTGACAGAGGTTATCAGTCGCCTTATTTCGTTACAAATCCAGATAAAATGGTAGCGGAGTTAGACAATCCGTACATCCTTTTAGTAGAGAAGAAAATTTCTTCAATGAAAGAATTACTGCCTGTTTTAGAGCCAGTAGCTCAGCAAGGTAAAGCTTTACTTATCATTTCAGAAGAGGTAGAAGGTGAAGCGTTGGCAACATTAGTGGTTAATAAACTAAGAGGTTCTTTAAAAATCGCTGCAGTAAAAGCTCCAGGATTTGGAGATAGAAGAAAGGCGATGTTAGAAGATATTGCTATCTTAACGGGTGGACAAGTAGTTTCTGAAGAAAGAGGCTTTACTATGGATAATGTAACTATTGATATGCTAGGTAGAGCAGAAAAAGTAGTTATAGATAAAGACAATACTACGGTAGTGAATGGTGCTGGAGATGAAGCTCAAATTAAAGCTAGAGTAAATCAAATCAAAGCTCAAATGGAAAGCACTACTTCTGACTACGATAGAGAAAAATTACACGAAAGATTAGCTAAATTGGCTGGTGGTGTAGCAGTTCTTTATGTAGGTGCAGCTTCTGAAGTAGAAATGAAGGAGAAGAAGGATAGAGTAGATGACGCATTACACGCTACTAGAGCGGCAGTAGAAGAAGGTATCGTAGCTGGTGGAGGTGTAGCTTTAGTAAGAAGCATTGCTTCTCTTGAGAATCTTAACGGTGCTAACCAAGATGAAAACACAGGTATTAAAATAGTTAAAAGAGCTATAGAAGAACCATTGAGACAAATTGTAGCCAATGCAGGTGGCGAAGGTTCTGTAGTTGTAGCTAAAGTTTCAGAAGGTAAAGGCGACTTTGGATATAATGCTAAAACTGACGAGTATGTTAATATGCTAGAAGCAGGGATTATAGACCCTACCAAAGTGACTAGAGTAGCATTAGAAAATGCAGCTTCTGTGGCTGGTATGCTATTAACTACGGAGTGTGTAATTACAGAGTTACCTAAAGAAGAATCTGCAATGCCACCAATGGGAGGCGGAATGCCAGGTATGATGTAA